In Duganella zoogloeoides, a single genomic region encodes these proteins:
- a CDS encoding DUF4132 domain-containing protein, whose translation MLTLLQAGLTGLDLIETGLAQRAARYAASGDDAAVLAHLATLPGTPGTAGAALGYPGHLAGNAMIGTPVGFHQASQASLGGRHQLYRATTLEPACIAMLVRLGKVLAAADQLQLLVRTAPATPAWLQYLLNDALGGTFDWERRTSGPEDRAAWNVTLVAALLADDGQPQTLLLPIVFERRELHPYHADMVLRQLLAPGALDDYLLAHVAEVAALAPALPVAGRVMLVKRLGSHPPLLAPFAELLLRQALDSSKVVRTAAAQMLDAIDRDRLRPLLATMLRSSRSTEVGHAADLLARLHGDAARAELEAALADTTGKAAAQAIRAALGRLTPAATAQPPELPAPPPLPPAPHEVLADDAAELLQANHAALLAQARLDAAEEIEKNRDREYQSDYSQRALALYSTVTGEHLRQAVQALNGQAPLAALAMPAVDTVLDYRGLLAARADFGLAQLLRRLTATRREGGSIWRHPLFRAWFAQQDQPQVDLRQLVAIIDASGANGLHLPLTCLYWNDDHSPQQMLPAGRVWPVFAERTELIDIGLGLAPPLDPATYFYTPSVVNTLSVLATFPVMPARWLPRLLELALGTGKTDRAAIQQALARVPDIVARVSEALGSNQQEVRIEAARWLGALGDRAALPALQAALNKEIREAASAAMLGALEALGEDIATHLSPDKLLAKARKGLKARLPAGLAWLDLDALPPCAWRDGTPVAAEIIRWWVVFACKLKEPAGNPLLERYLSLLAPEARATLGRWLLHRFIGHDTRVPSLQEAMTWAEANVAQRLRNYQAYYDNWGMDMPTPEQVYEELKREKLAGYFGTAIYEKGLLALTSGVPGREYAGIIQDYMRDHYLRRAIIESLLESASNIDDTAVIQLMLAVARRHRTTSVQEKARTLVQRIADRNGWTRDQLADRTVPTGGLDDSGTLALSFGSRQFTVTLDADLKPVLRNADGKVMAALPVPRQDDDADAAREAKQLLGACKKEVKQVVTLQTGRLYEAMCTGRVWPAADWRTYLQQHALVGRLAQRLVWQQMPSDTVPARTFRPTEDGSLIDVDDNEFALAEGAGIRLAHRVLLDAPDAAAWAAHLKDYKVTPLFAQLAHALPVAAVPEGSVIDDRLGWLADSFKLRSAFTRRGYRSAPPEHGPVFFEYYKEFESAGLYVGIQISGSALSGENDPAALKTLGVRKLGQHRYGGGEIPLRQLPPALLAEVWADYHAVAAACAGFDPDWQKKVRWE comes from the coding sequence ATGCTCACATTATTGCAAGCCGGATTGACCGGCCTGGACCTGATAGAAACCGGCCTGGCGCAGCGCGCCGCCCGGTATGCCGCCAGCGGCGACGACGCGGCCGTGCTGGCCCACCTGGCGACCCTGCCCGGTACACCTGGCACTGCCGGCGCTGCGCTTGGCTACCCGGGCCACCTCGCCGGGAACGCGATGATCGGTACGCCAGTCGGCTTCCATCAAGCATCGCAGGCCAGCCTTGGCGGCCGCCACCAGCTGTATCGCGCTACAACACTGGAGCCGGCCTGCATAGCCATGCTGGTCCGCCTGGGCAAGGTACTGGCAGCGGCCGACCAGCTGCAACTGCTTGTGCGCACGGCGCCGGCCACGCCCGCGTGGCTGCAATACCTGCTCAACGACGCCCTTGGCGGTACGTTCGACTGGGAGCGCCGCACCAGCGGCCCCGAGGACCGCGCGGCCTGGAACGTCACCTTGGTAGCGGCGCTGCTGGCCGACGACGGCCAGCCCCAAACGCTGCTGCTGCCGATCGTGTTCGAGCGGCGCGAACTTCATCCCTACCACGCTGACATGGTACTGCGCCAGTTGCTGGCCCCCGGTGCGCTGGACGACTACCTGCTGGCCCACGTCGCCGAAGTGGCGGCGCTGGCGCCCGCGCTGCCAGTGGCAGGACGGGTCATGCTGGTCAAGCGCCTGGGCAGCCACCCGCCGTTGCTGGCGCCGTTCGCCGAACTGCTGCTGCGGCAGGCCCTCGACAGCAGCAAGGTCGTGCGCACTGCCGCCGCGCAGATGCTCGACGCCATCGACCGCGACCGGCTCCGCCCCTTGCTGGCCACCATGCTGCGCAGCAGCCGCAGTACGGAAGTGGGCCACGCCGCCGACCTGCTGGCACGCCTGCATGGCGACGCCGCCCGCGCCGAGCTGGAGGCGGCGCTGGCCGATACCACCGGCAAGGCCGCCGCGCAGGCGATCCGCGCCGCGCTGGGCCGCCTGACACCCGCCGCCACGGCACAGCCACCGGAGTTGCCGGCGCCCCCGCCGCTGCCGCCGGCCCCGCACGAGGTGCTGGCCGACGACGCGGCCGAGCTGCTGCAGGCCAACCACGCGGCGCTGCTGGCACAGGCACGCCTCGATGCGGCAGAGGAAATCGAAAAAAACCGCGACCGCGAGTACCAGTCCGACTACTCCCAGCGCGCCCTGGCGCTTTACAGCACCGTCACCGGCGAGCACCTGCGCCAGGCGGTGCAAGCGCTCAATGGCCAGGCGCCGCTGGCCGCCCTGGCCATGCCGGCGGTGGACACGGTGCTCGACTACCGGGGCCTGCTGGCGGCGCGCGCCGACTTCGGCCTGGCGCAATTGCTGCGCCGGCTGACGGCCACCCGGCGCGAAGGCGGCAGCATCTGGCGCCATCCGTTGTTCCGAGCCTGGTTCGCGCAGCAGGACCAGCCCCAGGTCGATCTGCGCCAACTGGTGGCGATCATCGACGCCAGCGGCGCCAACGGCCTGCACCTGCCGCTGACCTGCCTGTACTGGAACGACGATCACTCGCCGCAGCAGATGCTGCCGGCCGGCCGCGTGTGGCCGGTGTTCGCCGAACGCACGGAACTGATCGACATCGGCCTGGGGCTGGCGCCGCCGCTCGATCCGGCCACGTATTTTTATACGCCGAGCGTGGTCAACACGCTGTCCGTGCTGGCCACGTTCCCGGTCATGCCCGCGCGCTGGCTGCCACGCCTGCTGGAACTGGCGCTGGGCACGGGCAAAACCGACCGCGCCGCCATCCAGCAGGCGCTGGCCCGGGTGCCGGACATCGTCGCCCGCGTGAGCGAAGCGCTGGGATCGAATCAGCAGGAAGTGCGCATCGAAGCGGCGCGCTGGCTGGGCGCACTCGGCGACCGCGCTGCGCTACCGGCGCTGCAGGCGGCGCTGAACAAGGAAATCCGCGAAGCAGCCAGCGCCGCCATGCTCGGTGCGCTCGAAGCGCTGGGCGAGGACATCGCCACCCACCTCTCGCCCGACAAGCTGCTGGCGAAGGCGCGCAAGGGCCTCAAGGCCAGGCTGCCCGCCGGCCTGGCCTGGCTCGACCTCGACGCCCTGCCGCCATGCGCCTGGCGCGACGGCACGCCGGTGGCGGCCGAGATCATCCGCTGGTGGGTGGTGTTCGCGTGCAAGCTCAAGGAACCGGCCGGCAATCCCCTGCTGGAGCGCTATCTGTCGCTGCTGGCGCCGGAAGCGCGCGCGACGCTGGGCCGCTGGCTGCTGCACCGGTTCATCGGTCACGACACCCGGGTGCCATCGCTGCAGGAAGCCATGACGTGGGCTGAAGCCAATGTCGCCCAGCGACTGCGAAACTACCAGGCCTACTACGACAACTGGGGCATGGATATGCCCACGCCGGAGCAGGTATACGAAGAACTCAAACGCGAAAAGCTGGCCGGCTATTTCGGCACCGCGATTTACGAAAAAGGCTTGCTGGCGCTGACCTCCGGCGTACCGGGCCGCGAGTATGCGGGCATCATCCAGGACTATATGCGCGACCACTACCTGCGCCGCGCGATCATCGAATCACTGCTGGAATCTGCCAGCAACATCGACGACACGGCCGTGATCCAGCTGATGCTGGCCGTGGCCCGGCGCCACCGCACGACGTCGGTGCAGGAAAAAGCGCGCACGCTGGTGCAGCGCATCGCCGACCGCAACGGCTGGACTCGCGACCAGCTGGCCGACCGCACCGTGCCCACCGGCGGCCTCGATGACAGCGGCACGCTGGCGCTGTCGTTCGGCAGCCGCCAGTTTACGGTCACGCTCGACGCCGACCTCAAGCCCGTGCTGCGCAACGCCGACGGCAAGGTGATGGCCGCCCTGCCCGTACCGCGCCAGGACGACGATGCCGATGCGGCCAGGGAAGCCAAACAGCTGCTGGGCGCCTGCAAGAAGGAAGTGAAACAGGTAGTGACCTTGCAGACCGGCCGCCTGTACGAAGCCATGTGCACCGGCCGCGTGTGGCCGGCAGCCGACTGGCGCACCTACCTGCAACAGCATGCGCTGGTGGGCCGGCTGGCGCAGCGGCTGGTGTGGCAGCAGATGCCATCCGATACGGTGCCAGCACGTACCTTCCGGCCCACCGAGGACGGCAGCCTGATCGACGTGGACGACAATGAGTTTGCGCTCGCCGAGGGCGCCGGCATACGCCTGGCGCACCGCGTGCTGCTCGACGCACCAGATGCCGCTGCCTGGGCCGCGCACCTGAAAGACTACAAGGTCACGCCATTGTTCGCGCAGCTGGCGCACGCGCTGCCGGTGGCGGCGGTGCCGGAGGGCAGCGTCATCGACGACCGCCTCGGCTGGCTCGCCGACAGCTTCAAGCTGCGCAGCGCGTTCACCAGGCGCGGCTACCGCAGCGCCCCGCCCGAGCACGGTCCGGTTTTCTTCGAGTATTACAAGGAGTTCGAGAGCGCCGGCCTGTACGTGGGCATCCAGATCAGCGGCAGTGCGCTGTCCGGCGAAAACGATCCGGCCGCGCTCAAAACGCTGGGCGTGCGCAAGCTGGGTCAGCACCGCTATGGCGGTGGCGAGATACCACTGCGGCAGTTGCCGCCGGCGCTGCTGGCCGAAGTCTGGGCCGACTACCACGCGGTGGCGGCAGCTTGCGCGGGCTTCGATCCGGACTGGCAAAAGAAGGTGCGGTGGGAGTGA
- a CDS encoding DUF4132 domain-containing protein — MDALGTARLALSSDLALIRSGLAGLDLTDKTLTTRAANFVASGDDPSVLTALAALGGLPFEALGNPGLIGWVYGGRAQSQAGATEAATASLRARASLYQRVTGEPEQVAMLVRLGQVLAAAGQAQHLSRPMDGLPDWLQTLLNDALWNTAPRNIGRSDITPELRPAWTVALLAALLADDSRCAIPVLSIVFERSGIESYHQDRIYLPLLAPGLLDDYMLAHPAEVAAAGRTLSAVGRIQLLKRLGSHPALLAAFETLIITMAAGDSKTVRAAAIPLMDSIAQPAALAALAELLAGGRTGERANAADLLARTQGEAARPVLEAALAQEAGKTVQQAIQAALSRLGAATDAGELSLPEPPPLPPPPTEVLGEDALELLRQNRLELLERYHTGAEQEIAANRDRTHPYKFAQEKYARYRKLDDGMLRDAILAANGQSGQGGKGGERARALLADRDLMATLELNGRLEARADFGLLQVLRLTVDSGFNYWGLWTRPLFQNWLRRQDRSRVDLRQLMSLVGQCGGDVRAFGASLLRPHGGSALLDQLPADRVWPLFAEHPELIDIGLGLAPSNLDRYSHDVGCTLAVLATFPVIPPRWVPTLMELALGDSKTHRAAARQVMARMPDIGKRVVDALQSGKQELRIEAARWLAALDYRAGIPPLQAALDKETRETASAAIMTALEQLGVDIATYLAPEKLLAQARKGLKAKPPASMAWLDLDSLPACTWADGTPVEAEIIRWWVILACKLKEPGGNALLERYLGLLSRPSAAALGTLLLHQFIARDTARPPLEDLNADVDASVDRHYQNYLASVKRYPEAYAGQARLTLEQMRAQLYDQLKREKMSEYLGTAINEKGMLALVACVPGAQLVGAIQQYMRDHYQRRAQVEALLEAACGSNDGAVIQFALGIARRYRTASVQEKARMLVQRIADRNGWTQDELADRTVPTGGLDDSGRMALQYGSRVFTVSLDAALKPVLRNEEGKTVAALPAPRQDDDADAIKEAKQQFAACKKEVKQVVDMQTSRLYEAMCAGRRWPAAEWRQYLLRHPVVGRLVQQLVWEEVAVDGAGLEVTRCFRPTEDGSLIDADDDDIDLDDAAQVRLAHGALLPAAAAAAWTAHCKDYKLTPLFAQMTHALPTKSDGNTIDDRLGWLSDSFTLRGAFAKRGYQRGAAEDGGVFFDYHKDFAASSLAVVIEFSGNSLPEENITAVLKSLSFRRQGAHRYDYSTVPLAQVPPVLLAEAYGDYLAVAAACTGFDPDWEKKTPW, encoded by the coding sequence ATGGATGCCCTCGGCACCGCACGCCTTGCACTGAGTTCGGACCTGGCCCTGATCCGCAGCGGCCTGGCCGGCCTGGACCTGACCGACAAAACGCTGACCACCCGGGCGGCCAACTTCGTCGCCAGCGGCGACGATCCATCCGTGCTGACGGCACTGGCGGCGCTCGGCGGCTTGCCGTTCGAAGCGCTGGGCAATCCGGGTTTGATCGGCTGGGTGTATGGCGGCCGCGCGCAATCGCAGGCCGGCGCAACGGAGGCCGCCACGGCCAGCCTGCGCGCGCGCGCCAGCCTGTACCAGCGCGTGACCGGCGAACCGGAACAGGTCGCCATGCTGGTGCGGCTGGGGCAGGTGCTGGCGGCAGCCGGCCAGGCGCAGCACCTGAGCCGCCCTATGGACGGTCTGCCCGACTGGCTGCAAACCCTGCTCAACGACGCGCTGTGGAACACCGCCCCCCGTAACATCGGCAGGTCCGACATCACGCCGGAACTACGACCGGCATGGACAGTCGCGCTGCTGGCCGCCCTGCTGGCGGACGACAGTCGCTGCGCAATACCGGTGCTGTCGATCGTTTTCGAGCGCAGCGGCATCGAAAGCTATCACCAGGACCGTATCTACCTGCCGCTGCTCGCGCCCGGCCTGCTCGACGACTACATGCTGGCCCATCCCGCCGAGGTGGCAGCGGCCGGCCGCACGCTGTCGGCGGTCGGCCGCATCCAGCTGCTCAAGCGCCTGGGCAGCCACCCGGCGCTGTTGGCTGCCTTCGAGACACTCATCATCACCATGGCCGCAGGCGACAGCAAGACCGTGCGCGCAGCAGCCATCCCCCTGATGGACAGCATCGCCCAACCCGCCGCGCTGGCGGCGCTGGCCGAACTGCTGGCTGGCGGCCGCACCGGCGAACGCGCCAACGCCGCCGACCTGCTGGCACGTACCCAGGGCGAGGCCGCGCGGCCGGTGCTGGAGGCGGCGCTGGCGCAGGAAGCCGGCAAAACGGTGCAGCAGGCGATCCAGGCGGCGCTGTCGCGCCTAGGCGCAGCCACCGATGCCGGCGAACTGTCGCTGCCGGAGCCGCCGCCGCTGCCGCCACCGCCCACCGAGGTGCTGGGCGAGGACGCCCTTGAGCTGCTGCGGCAGAACCGGCTCGAACTGCTCGAACGCTACCACACCGGCGCGGAACAGGAAATTGCCGCCAACCGTGACCGCACCCATCCCTACAAATTTGCGCAGGAAAAGTACGCCCGCTACCGCAAGCTGGACGACGGCATGCTGCGCGACGCGATCCTGGCCGCGAATGGTCAAAGCGGCCAAGGCGGCAAGGGCGGCGAGCGGGCCCGCGCGCTGCTGGCCGACCGCGATCTCATGGCCACGCTGGAGTTGAACGGACGCCTGGAGGCGCGCGCCGACTTCGGCTTGCTGCAAGTCCTGCGTCTGACCGTCGACAGCGGGTTCAATTACTGGGGCTTGTGGACCCGGCCGCTGTTCCAGAACTGGCTGCGGCGGCAGGACCGGAGCCGGGTGGATCTGCGCCAGTTGATGTCGCTGGTGGGTCAATGCGGCGGCGACGTCCGCGCCTTTGGCGCCAGTCTGCTGCGGCCGCACGGCGGCTCGGCCCTGCTCGATCAACTGCCGGCCGACCGCGTGTGGCCGCTGTTTGCCGAGCATCCGGAGCTGATCGATATCGGTCTCGGGCTGGCGCCGTCCAATCTCGACCGCTACTCGCACGACGTGGGCTGCACGCTGGCGGTGCTGGCCACCTTCCCCGTGATCCCGCCGCGCTGGGTACCCACGCTGATGGAACTGGCGCTGGGCGACAGCAAGACGCACCGCGCAGCCGCCCGCCAGGTCATGGCGCGCATGCCCGACATCGGCAAGCGCGTGGTGGATGCCCTGCAATCGGGTAAACAGGAGCTGCGCATCGAAGCGGCACGCTGGCTGGCCGCGCTCGACTACCGCGCCGGCATCCCGCCCCTGCAGGCAGCGCTCGACAAGGAAACCCGCGAAACCGCCAGCGCCGCCATAATGACCGCGCTCGAACAACTGGGCGTGGATATCGCCACCTACCTGGCGCCGGAAAAACTGCTGGCGCAGGCGCGCAAAGGCCTCAAGGCCAAGCCGCCGGCCAGCATGGCATGGCTCGATCTCGACAGCCTGCCGGCCTGCACCTGGGCCGACGGTACACCGGTTGAGGCAGAGATCATCCGCTGGTGGGTGATCCTGGCCTGCAAGCTCAAGGAACCGGGTGGCAATGCCCTGCTGGAGCGCTACCTGGGCCTGTTATCCAGGCCGTCGGCCGCCGCCCTGGGCACGCTGCTGCTGCACCAGTTCATCGCGCGCGACACCGCGCGTCCGCCGCTGGAAGACCTCAACGCCGACGTCGATGCCAGTGTGGACCGGCACTACCAGAACTATCTCGCCTCCGTCAAGCGCTATCCCGAGGCTTACGCGGGCCAGGCCAGGCTCACCCTCGAACAGATGCGCGCCCAGCTGTACGACCAGCTCAAGCGCGAGAAAATGAGCGAGTACCTGGGCACGGCCATCAACGAGAAGGGCATGCTGGCGCTGGTGGCCTGCGTGCCGGGCGCACAGCTGGTGGGCGCCATCCAGCAGTACATGCGCGACCACTACCAGCGCCGCGCCCAGGTCGAAGCGCTGCTGGAGGCGGCCTGCGGCTCCAACGACGGCGCCGTGATCCAGTTCGCGCTCGGTATCGCGCGCCGTTACCGCACGGCGTCGGTGCAGGAAAAGGCGCGCATGCTGGTGCAGCGCATCGCCGACCGCAATGGCTGGACCCAGGACGAGCTGGCCGACCGCACTGTGCCCACCGGCGGCCTCGATGACAGCGGCCGCATGGCGCTGCAATATGGCAGCCGCGTATTTACCGTCTCGCTCGACGCAGCCCTCAAGCCGGTGCTGCGGAACGAGGAAGGCAAAACGGTGGCCGCACTGCCGGCGCCGCGCCAGGACGACGATGCGGACGCCATCAAGGAAGCCAAACAGCAGTTCGCCGCCTGCAAGAAGGAAGTGAAACAGGTGGTGGACATGCAGACCAGCCGCCTGTACGAGGCCATGTGCGCCGGCCGCCGCTGGCCCGCCGCCGAGTGGCGCCAGTACCTGCTGCGCCACCCGGTGGTCGGGCGCCTGGTGCAGCAGCTGGTGTGGGAAGAAGTAGCCGTCGATGGCGCAGGCCTGGAGGTCACGCGCTGCTTCCGCCCCACCGAGGACGGCAGCCTGATCGACGCCGACGACGACGACATCGACCTCGATGACGCGGCGCAGGTACGCCTGGCGCATGGCGCGCTGCTGCCGGCGGCCGCCGCTGCCGCCTGGACCGCGCATTGCAAGGACTACAAGCTGACGCCGTTGTTCGCGCAGATGACGCATGCGCTGCCGACAAAAAGCGACGGCAACACAATCGACGACCGCCTGGGCTGGCTGTCCGACAGTTTCACCCTGCGCGGCGCCTTCGCCAAACGTGGCTACCAGCGCGGCGCGGCGGAAGACGGCGGCGTTTTCTTCGACTATCACAAGGACTTCGCGGCCAGCAGCCTGGCCGTGGTGATCGAATTTTCGGGCAATAGCCTGCCCGAGGAAAATATCACCGCCGTGCTCAAGTCGCTCTCGTTCCGCCGCCAAGGCGCGCACCGCTACGACTACAGCACGGTGCCACTGGCGCAAGTGCCGCCGGTGCTGCTGGCCGAAGCCTACGGCGACTACCTCGCGGTGGCCGCCGCGTGCACCGGCTTCGACCCGGACTGGGAAAAGAAAACGCCGTGGTAA
- a CDS encoding DUF5682 family protein → MAIAPAPALAALAPLSIDGVHFAPIRHHSPACALAVQALIREVRPAAVLIEGPDDFDTLLPLLLDAATRPPVAILAQATAPTGRDDPDAARSVFYPFCDYSPEWVALHEGRAAGAQLAFIDCPWRPDDASYDRNDSDDDEDIGNLMSERYLAHSDYLKALAARTGCRDQDELWDHLFELRDGAALRDWRQLFADVHAYCAMARNDYEPAVLEAEGSLPRERHMAAHLRAWRARVDGPIVVVTGGFHTTALQRMLHAPETAPAVRDSGAGKRLGSWLIRYSFDRLDALSGYASGMPSPAYYQRVWESANATADGPLLADVAANCLTGLARISRELGLSEQISTAGVQAAVVQAVRLADLRGHAGPGRQDLLDAVRSCFIKGAIDDGTTGMAADIHRYLGGSKIGDIPPSAGSPPLLEDARRTAAHMRINLGDSTARTVRLDLYRKDRHRARSRFLHLMAYLDTGLARWQSGPDFIGGSSLELLMEEWRVAWSPLVEARLIEYSPLGATLHAVAMARLRRDQAALAAQGQGRSASAAVSLLTRACVIGLHQQLPSLLQLVADLLDEDSNAASVITCSHRLLLLWRGREPLGLQEHPQLRALLLQAWNTALYLVPQLAQAKPEDEAAAIGHLRTLRTLHGALRQLADDPAAGDPAAGDPAAGAPAAESPAAGIPVADGPAAGDPAVSAPAAGITVTGIPAASAPAPRHTSIWQRQLQALTTAIDGAPGVRSAAAATLFIDGAWTDTELAAMLQASFGPGALPGDAVRALAGLMAVAPELLLTQAGLRAQVSAIVAGWDEQTFIAFLPDLRQAFTLLKPQETAHLAEALAGTQQLTLAETHYAATEADLLAGVALQARLAASVAHDGLAAWLTTEATS, encoded by the coding sequence GTGGCCATAGCACCGGCGCCCGCGCTGGCGGCGCTGGCGCCGCTATCGATCGACGGCGTCCATTTCGCACCGATCCGCCACCACAGCCCGGCCTGCGCGCTGGCGGTGCAGGCGCTGATCCGCGAAGTGCGCCCCGCCGCCGTGCTGATCGAGGGGCCGGACGACTTCGACACGCTGCTGCCGCTGCTGCTCGATGCCGCCACCCGGCCGCCGGTGGCGATCCTGGCCCAGGCCACGGCGCCCACCGGCAGGGACGATCCCGACGCGGCGCGTTCGGTGTTCTACCCTTTCTGCGACTACAGCCCGGAATGGGTGGCGCTGCACGAAGGCCGCGCGGCCGGTGCGCAACTGGCTTTTATCGACTGCCCGTGGCGCCCCGACGACGCCAGCTACGACCGCAACGACAGCGACGACGATGAGGACATCGGCAACCTGATGTCGGAGCGTTACCTGGCCCACAGCGATTACCTGAAGGCGCTGGCCGCGCGCACCGGTTGCCGCGACCAGGACGAATTGTGGGACCACCTGTTCGAGCTGCGCGACGGCGCCGCCCTGCGCGACTGGCGACAGTTGTTCGCCGACGTCCACGCCTACTGCGCCATGGCGCGCAACGATTACGAGCCGGCCGTGCTGGAAGCCGAGGGCAGCCTGCCGCGTGAACGCCACATGGCCGCGCACCTGCGCGCCTGGCGCGCCAGGGTCGATGGCCCGATCGTGGTGGTGACCGGCGGCTTTCACACGACGGCGCTGCAACGCATGCTGCATGCACCGGAAACGGCGCCAGCGGTGAGAGACAGCGGCGCTGGCAAGCGCCTGGGCAGTTGGCTGATCCGCTACAGCTTCGACCGGCTCGACGCCCTGAGCGGCTACGCCTCCGGCATGCCGTCGCCGGCGTATTACCAGCGCGTGTGGGAGAGCGCCAACGCCACCGCGGACGGCCCGCTGCTGGCCGACGTGGCCGCCAATTGCCTCACCGGCCTGGCGCGCATCAGCCGCGAACTGGGACTCTCCGAGCAGATTTCCACGGCAGGCGTGCAGGCAGCGGTGGTGCAGGCGGTGCGCCTGGCCGACCTGCGCGGCCACGCGGGACCGGGCCGGCAAGACCTGCTCGACGCCGTACGTTCGTGCTTCATCAAGGGCGCCATCGACGACGGCACCACCGGCATGGCGGCCGACATCCACCGCTACCTCGGCGGCAGCAAAATAGGCGACATTCCGCCGTCGGCCGGCTCGCCGCCATTGCTTGAAGACGCACGCCGCACAGCCGCGCACATGCGCATCAACCTCGGCGACAGCACCGCGCGCACCGTGCGCCTGGACCTGTACCGCAAGGACCGCCACCGTGCGCGCAGCCGCTTCCTGCACCTGATGGCGTATCTCGACACGGGCCTGGCGCGGTGGCAATCGGGCCCGGACTTCATCGGCGGCAGCTCGCTCGAACTCCTGATGGAAGAGTGGCGCGTGGCCTGGAGCCCGCTGGTGGAGGCGCGCCTGATCGAATATTCGCCGCTGGGCGCCACCTTGCATGCGGTCGCCATGGCGCGGTTGCGCCGCGACCAGGCCGCGCTGGCGGCGCAAGGCCAGGGCCGCTCGGCGTCGGCGGCGGTCAGCCTGCTCACGCGCGCCTGCGTGATCGGCCTGCACCAGCAACTGCCGTCGCTGCTGCAACTGGTCGCCGACCTGCTCGACGAGGACAGCAACGCCGCCTCGGTGATCACGTGCAGCCACCGGCTGCTGCTGCTCTGGCGCGGACGGGAGCCGCTGGGATTGCAGGAGCATCCGCAACTGCGCGCACTGCTGCTGCAAGCGTGGAACACCGCGCTGTACCTGGTACCGCAACTGGCGCAGGCCAAGCCGGAAGACGAAGCGGCCGCCATCGGCCACCTGCGCACCCTGCGCACGCTGCACGGCGCCTTGCGCCAGTTGGCAGATGATCCGGCGGCCGGCGATCCGGCGGCCGGCGATCCGGCGGCCGGCGCTCCGGCGGCTGAATCTCCAGCAGCCGGCATCCCAGTGGCTGACGGTCCAGCGGCCGGCGACCCGGCGGTCAGCGCTCCGGCGGCCGGGATCACGGTGACCGGCATCCCGGCAGCGAGTGCGCCCGCGCCGCGCCATACCAGCATCTGGCAACGCCAGTTGCAGGCGCTGACCACGGCCATCGACGGCGCGCCCGGCGTGCGCAGCGCCGCTGCCGCCACGCTGTTCATCGACGGCGCCTGGACCGATACCGAACTGGCGGCGATGCTGCAAGCGAGCTTCGGCCCCGGCGCCCTGCCCGGCGACGCCGTGCGCGCTTTGGCCGGCCTGATGGCGGTGGCGCCGGAGCTGCTGCTCACCCAGGCCGGCCTGCGCGCCCAGGTGAGCGCCATCGTGGCCGGCTGGGACGAGCAGACATTCATCGCCTTTCTGCCCGACCTGCGCCAGGCATTCACCCTGCTCAAGCCGCAGGAGACGGCGCACCTGGCCGAGGCGCTGGCCGGTACGCAGCAACTGACCCTGGCCGAAACCCACTACGCCGCCACCGAGGCCGACCTGCTGGCCGGCGTGGCGCTGCAAGCACGACTTGCCGCCAGCGTGGCGCACGACGGGCTGGCTGCATGGCTGACCACCGAGGCCACATCATGA
- a CDS encoding ATP-binding protein, giving the protein MTEPTILRASAELRYREELERLRAADKDQRPAGWRLSPRAVRRFILGDAALDVGRKFYGDDPLVDRAIVTLMGHQGLMLVGEPGTAKSLLSELLSAAISGDSALTIQGTAGTTEDHIKYSWNYALLLAEGPSLRAMVPSPLYQAMVAGRIVRFEEITRCPPEIQDVMISLMSEKQIMVPELGEQARVHAQRGFNVIATANLRDRGVHEMSSALKRRFNFETVRPIRDHDFEVELVMQQVKRDLDGAGLGAQVRVERDIVALLVTTFQELRAGQTREGTAIKTPDTVMSTAEAVNVAYAAALEATYFGNGQLTPREIANQLQGVVLKDNADDLKRVQHYFDTVARERARRDSNWKAFCDAARSLWP; this is encoded by the coding sequence ATGACTGAACCAACCATACTGCGCGCCAGCGCCGAACTGCGCTATCGCGAAGAACTCGAGCGCCTGCGCGCGGCCGACAAAGACCAGCGTCCCGCTGGCTGGCGCCTGTCCCCGCGCGCGGTGCGCCGCTTCATCCTCGGCGATGCGGCGCTGGACGTGGGCCGCAAGTTCTACGGCGACGACCCGCTGGTGGACCGCGCCATCGTCACCTTGATGGGCCACCAGGGCCTGATGCTGGTGGGCGAGCCGGGCACCGCCAAATCACTGCTCTCGGAATTACTCAGTGCGGCCATCAGCGGCGATTCGGCGCTCACCATCCAGGGCACGGCCGGCACCACCGAAGACCACATCAAGTATTCGTGGAACTACGCGCTGCTGCTGGCCGAAGGCCCGAGCCTGCGCGCCATGGTGCCGTCGCCGCTGTACCAGGCCATGGTGGCCGGGCGCATCGTGCGCTTCGAGGAAATCACGCGTTGCCCGCCCGAGATCCAGGACGTGATGATTTCGCTGATGTCGGAAAAGCAGATCATGGTGCCGGAACTGGGCGAGCAGGCGCGCGTGCATGCGCAGCGCGGCTTCAACGTCATCGCCACCGCCAACCTTCGCGACCGCGGCGTGCACGAGATGTCGTCCGCGCTCAAGCGCCGCTTCAATTTCGAGACCGTGCGGCCGATCCGCGATCACGACTTCGAGGTGGAGCTGGTGATGCAGCAGGTGAAACGCGACCTGGACGGCGCCGGCCTCGGCGCCCAGGTGCGGGTGGAGCGCGACATCGTCGCCCTCCTGGTGACCACGTTCCAGGAACTGCGCGCCGGTCAGACGCGCGAAGGCACGGCCATCAAGACGCCGGACACAGTGATGTCCACCGCCGAAGCGGTCAACGTCGCCTACGCCGCCGCGCTGGAGGCCACCTATTTCGGCAACGGCCAATTGACGCCGCGCGAGATCGCCAACCAGTTGCAAGGCGTGGTCCTCAAGGACAATGCCGACGACCTCAAACGCGTGCAGCATTATTTCGATACCGTGGCGCGCGAACGGGCGCGGCGCGACAGCAACTGGAAGGCGTTCTGCGACGCCGCGCGCAGCCTGTGGCCATAG